AGGGATCGATCTTGTTGATCGGGTCGTACATGTACCCCTCGCCGCCCGAAACCGGAGCCGGCTGCGCGGCGATCCCCACGTCGGGCGTTTCGATCGCCCGCTCGATCTTTTCCTGCGTGCGTTGGGCCAGCGCCTCGGGATCCGGCATGGCGACCGGCGTCGCCTCCGGCACGAGCGGCGGCGCGTTTTCGGCGGGCGTTTCCTCGTCGCCGCCGCCCGGGCAGCCGGCAAGGATCGCGACCGCGAATATCGCGGCGGCAAGGAAAAGGGTCCGCGAAATATTCCGGAAGCGGGCGTCGATCATGATGCGCCTCCCGGCGCCGGCGCGTCCGCCTGCCCGGGGAGGAAGCGGAAGGCCGTGGCCGTGCACGTGGCGACGACGATGGTGTCTCCGTTCACGATCTGGGGCTCTCCGAGCTTGAGGTTGGAGATGTTGATGATGCGATCCTGCTTGCTGACCTTGTCGAGGAAGATCGCGATGTTGTGGAAGCCGCCCGCGAGCTTGATCTCGATGGGCACCTCCGCGTACAACGCCTTGCGGATCTCGGGCATGACGGTAAAGGCCGTCATTTCGATGCCCGAGATGTTCGCGAGCTGCGCGATCAGTCGCAGGATCTCCGAAACTTCCTTCTCGTTGGGAAGTTGCGCAAGCGACTGTTGCAGGCGCAGGTTCAGCTCTTCGACCTGGCGGTCGAATTTTCCGAGATCGCGGGCGATGCGCTGCTTTTCGGCCATGTCGGCGCGTTTTTTCTCGAGCGACACCTGCAAGTCGGCGATCTCCACCTTCTTCGGCTGGAAGAAGAAGAACAGATAGACGACGCACACCGCCAGACAAAGCGCGATCACGATCAGCGTTTTTTTGGAATTCGCCATTCAGCCCACCTTGCCCTGCTTACGTCCTCGGGTCATCGCTCAAAGATCCTTCGGGTACGTGATCGTACTCGTG
This bacterium DNA region includes the following protein-coding sequences:
- a CDS encoding type 4a pilus biogenesis protein PilO, with amino-acid sequence MANSKKTLIVIALCLAVCVVYLFFFFQPKKVEIADLQVSLEKKRADMAEKQRIARDLGKFDRQVEELNLRLQQSLAQLPNEKEVSEILRLIAQLANISGIEMTAFTVMPEIRKALYAEVPIEIKLAGGFHNIAIFLDKVSKQDRIINISNLKLGEPQIVNGDTIVVATCTATAFRFLPGQADAPAPGGAS